Part of the Micropterus dolomieu isolate WLL.071019.BEF.003 ecotype Adirondacks linkage group LG17, ASM2129224v1, whole genome shotgun sequence genome is shown below.
tctttattcCATCTGACTTTCAATATGAAAAGCAGTAAATAATTTACTCGGTTTTAAAACGGATATCAAAGTCAACTCGACGTTTCATGGTGAGGTCTACACCTTAACGTGGCTTACACGGTTTCTATTCAAGAGTTGTCAGGCAGCAAAGCTCATACGTGTATCAAAGCACATACAAAAGGATTTAAACAGATCACATGGGGGTGGCACTAAACCCACACGTACACACCAGTTAGATAACCCTTGTTTCCAGATCCAGTGATGACAGAACAGGTATTTTTCTCAGCCATGAAACAAACATTAGGACCAGGGGAAAAGTAATCCTACTCAACCTTCGAAGCAGAGCCACTTGATACCTTTTATACCTGAATTtgagtgtttttccttttcattaaaTGGACGGTTTGTGTGCTTTCTTTCTGCtggctgagaaaaaaaaacacttaatgaGATATCAGACAAAAGCAATAATACTTCCACAAACATACTTAAATATTCCTAAAAAGcataattaacaaataattacACGGTAGAAAAACAACTTAAAGCCACCTTACTCTCGCTAGAAATCTTTGAAGacagaacataaaaaaagacaaataaaggcAATACTAATGACGTGGGGCTGTGCTGTGAGAGAAAAGGCAGTGATGCCTCACATCGTCTCTTTACTGTCTTGTAGCGTATGTTGTATTTGCCCCATGCATACATGAGTCTTGTGAATGTGTAGTTCTGTCTTCATGTCTGGAAAGTGGGGGGATATTATCCGGACAGCTGTGGCCGTTGTGTGTTTCATCCAAGTCCAGCTTCTGTGATatgcgtgtgtttgttttcttgagtGTTTTtacgggggggtgggggggttcgTCTTCTACGCAATGAGTGTGCGTTCCAGGTTTTATCTGATGAGATGGTAGGTGAGCCAGTACATGAAGATGGGCTGTGCTGCTGCTATAGACATGGTGAGGTACATCCTCAGCTGGTTTCTGGCTCCTCTCACCAGCCTCCCCTCCGCCGCTGCCTCAGATAACAGCTTCAGACGCAGAGTGCGGATCTGAGGAGGGACCCGTCAAAGAAATTTTCCCATCAACCATTAAACAAACTTGTCAGCTGAGCCATCCGCTGACCATGTGACTTGTGGTGagttcattatttatttatagattttaCATGTTTTGAGTTGATgaacatttgtgaaatttcatCATTTCCACCATGGGACCCTTTCTATTACACAAATTTAATATAGTGGTctgaagacaaaaaataaagcaatgaaatgagaggagagcagaggaataggcactcagtggccactttattaggtacacctactAGACACACCATTATTatctatacaaataaagatattattattattgaatttacacatttctgacacgGTCACCAAAAACTTAACTTAAAGCTGTTGTATTGGATTTCATTAGAGTGTACAGATGTACCTTATTATTATCCAGACATATGCTTCCAGGGTATGATTAgagtaaaacagtaaacagaagaaaaacttGGGATTCAGATGTCTGCATGAAATTTTGAGATGTGTACGCAGACAGGTGGCAAAAAGCTGACATAGGTATTGGAGAGAGTTTTGGTAAGGGGAGGAAAGGGTGAGAAGGAGTGAAAATGTACAGGATGCCaagaaagaaataatatttCCAGCATCTTACATGCATTGCCAGGGGACCTAATGTTATACATTACTGGAGTATGCATATATTAAGTGTCTGGCAGGTCTCCTAGTAGTGAGGTACAGGGGGGTCTCTGTGGACACTGTAGGAATCAGGTACCCACAGATGAAATAACTAACTTGTTGGTTTAGTCCAGGTTAGTGATATTTCTGCTACTAGCTGCCATTGCTCACTGGGATTCTGTGTGTTATATCAAAGCTAAAGCTATCACGTCCATCAGTGCGGCACAAACAAATGTGGAAAAGGCAGTACAAGTGTCGTATATGCATTCACATCAAAAGATTAAATATTGTTTCCCAGTAAGTTgcaaatgctaaaaaaaatgaCAGGTGTAAGGTATCATGACCATCGGTCTACGCTGTACCCATGTGATTTTTAACCCTGGTTAACAAAGCATCCACAATTATTTGTAAACTGGAGATCAATCATTAAAAACTAGTAAGTAAATGTTGCTACTCACCATAAAGACAAAGATGGCAACACAGCACCACAGTAGAGAGAGAAAGTACGCTAGCCTCCCAAACAACAGGCCTGCTACTACCCCTATGATCATCCTAAAGAAACataaagagaaagacacagTCACAGGTTAGGTATAACATTCAaactaagaaaataaaaacaaaagtgacaaaatgttttgtccTTAGCATCATACAAGGAAAAATTAGCCATTGGAAAAGAATAACAACTGagcaaaataaagacaaaccaGCGGCGGGTGTGTGAAATGAGTGAGTTAGTgatgaaaatgtaaacacagatgCTGTACATACCCAACGTATTTGTAGCCAGAAAAGGCCAGCAGGTCTATGGTTGTGAGGTCTGTGTTTACGGTCACAAGGTAGAGCGACAGCAGGACCGCCAGGACTTCCATGATCAGCCACACCAACGCTGAGCTGGCCTGAACTCCCAGCAGCTCCGGAGAAAACCTAAAGGGTACACAAAATAATTCAGATAGATTTTCATACTGTAGACTCTAATAGCAATGTGTCAGTCATCAATGTGAAGTGGTACATCATTATTTATTCTCAAGATGAAaggttttttgtgtgtatgtataggGTGATATTCATGTCTGTACCATTTGGCAATCCACTAAATATGTTAATAATGTTattactttgcaaaaacactTTGACTGAATCATTGCAACACTGTAATTAATccatgcagatttttttttctttgtaatatGTTGCTGACATAAGCTCAAAAACACAAGAAGGATGTTTTAATTGCTTTGTGGTTTTAAGCTCCTAAAAACGGTTGTTGCTCTGCTTACACAAACACGCAAAAGATCATAAAGCTTTAGTTCAGCATGTCTTTTCCAAACCTGTATCAATTTGTTATGTGTACCTGTTCTGTGTGCCGAGCGCCAGTCCAGCCACCAGGACGTATGTGATGAAGCCCATGGCAGGAATGTAGAGATCGGGAGCGTTCACATCAAAGCGTGGAGCCACAGGAGTGTCGTGCTGGTAGTTCACCTCCCagttctgcaacacacacacgaTCACACACTTGGAATTTACTAAATCTTAACTGACTAAACTTTGATACTGAAAGCATGCAGCATTTCACAGGGAAAGTCCTGAATATTTTATCCATGCCTCTCAACACAAAAATAGATTTGTGGTTGACTTCTGCTGAGACCACACATCTCAAACATCTTCTGAAAAATCCTGTTTATGTAATATCCAAAACACAGGCAGAGGGGTATATCTGTAGGCTAAGAAGAAATATAATGCAACCGCTTGAGGCAGAAGTTGAAGCAGGTCTTTTATCTCAGCCTGGAGCATTTTAGGGAAAACCTCAGTCGCCAGCAGAGACAATTCAACATATCTTCACATGCACAGGGTTACCTTCTCCTATGCAAAGCGGCAGGCATAATAACAAGCAGACTTACCTTGTGCATATAAGGGAAAATCAGAAGGCCCAGCTTCTTCCCCACGTACACTGTATCCACGGCAAAGTAGTATTTCAGCTTAGAAATTGGAATGAACCTGTCCAGCTGAAACAAACGAGcacacagtcatacacacaTGAATGATTCGATGGTTTCATTTTTCAATACGGGAAATCATTTAACATGGCCTTTCTGTTCAGCCCGTCCATTTTATGGGGAGCCATTTTGCATCC
Proteins encoded:
- the yif1b gene encoding protein YIF1B isoform X1 codes for the protein MDYTATQSGFRQRKLQPNMRLRNSSVDGSEGSQLFEDMSGAAPGSQTEYRNPQAGPQAAGFPGQSILSDPMSNLAMAYGSSLASQGREMVDKNLDRFIPISKLKYYFAVDTVYVGKKLGLLIFPYMHKNWEVNYQHDTPVAPRFDVNAPDLYIPAMGFITYVLVAGLALGTQNRFSPELLGVQASSALVWLIMEVLAVLLSLYLVTVNTDLTTIDLLAFSGYKYVGMIIGVVAGLLFGRLAYFLSLLWCCVAIFVFMIRTLRLKLLSEAAAEGRLVRGARNQLRMYLTMSIAAAQPIFMYWLTYHLIR
- the yif1b gene encoding protein YIF1B isoform X2, which gives rise to MDYTATQSGFRQQPNMRLRNSSVDGSEGSQLFEDMSGAAPGSQTEYRNPQAGPQAAGFPGQSILSDPMSNLAMAYGSSLASQGREMVDKNLDRFIPISKLKYYFAVDTVYVGKKLGLLIFPYMHKNWEVNYQHDTPVAPRFDVNAPDLYIPAMGFITYVLVAGLALGTQNRFSPELLGVQASSALVWLIMEVLAVLLSLYLVTVNTDLTTIDLLAFSGYKYVGMIIGVVAGLLFGRLAYFLSLLWCCVAIFVFMIRTLRLKLLSEAAAEGRLVRGARNQLRMYLTMSIAAAQPIFMYWLTYHLIR